A portion of the Cryptomeria japonica chromosome 5, Sugi_1.0, whole genome shotgun sequence genome contains these proteins:
- the LOC131028173 gene encoding 26S proteasome regulatory subunit RPN13: MAASSAVELPLPLQEVLMEFRAGKMILEGTRVMPDTRKGLVRVAKGDEGLLHFQWLNRTTNVAELDQIIFPDEAVFEKVQESSGRVYILKFKDDDRKFFFWMQEPKADGDSHICDSVNYFINHPIEEVDEGETSTALQMSEASDGAIGFEVSSRDTNIEGSTLSNDALTGNVNPTAGPVQLSDLQRILSNLGQSEMSLAGVQDTGPSLGDILKPELVLPMVEHFPLEDRLTSYLPEGIWTREAFVELLQSPQFRQQVEAFNHVLRTGRVDLSQFGIDPQKYNFTVASFLEALDDAVAKNPETSSTVDSLPVSTEETRQEDNKDIDYNHQKQSSRRDSMDEGH; this comes from the exons ATGGCTGCATCCTCGGCTGTAGAATTGCCTTTACCTCTGCAG GAGGTTTTGATGGAGTTTAGGGCTGGTAAAATGATTTTGGAGGGGACAAGAGTTATGCCTGATACTCGCAAGGGACTTGTTCGTGTAGCTAAG GGAGACGAAGGTCTCTTACATTTCCAGTGGCTTAATCGAACAACTAATGTGGCAGAGTTA GACCAAATAATATTTCCTGATGAAGCTGTATTTGAAAAG GTTCAAGAGTCTTCTGGGCGTGTGTATATCTTAAAATTTAAGGATGATGACCGTAAATTTTTCTTTTGGATGCAG GAACCAAAAGCTGATGGTGATTCCCATATATGTGATTCTGTTAACTACTTTATCAATCATCCAATAG AGGAAGTGGATGAAGGTGAAACTTCAACAGCTTTGCAAATGTCAGAAGCCTCAGATGGTGCAATTGGATTTGAAGTGTCTTCCAG GGATACAAATATAGAAGGATCCACATTATCTAATGATGCTTTAACTGGAAATGTAAACCCAACTGCAGGACCTGTACAACTCTCAGATTTGCAGAGAATTTTAAGTAATCTGGGTCAATCAG AAATGAGCTTGGCAGGGGTTCAAGATACAG GCCCAAGTTTAGGAGATATTCTGAAGCCCGAATTAGTTCTGCCGATGGTGGAACATTTCCCTCTGGAAGATCGACTGACCTCCTATTTACCAGAG GGTATCTGGACTCGTGAAGCATTTGTGGAATTACTTCAAAGCCCACAGTTCCGCCAGCAAGTTGAGGCATTTAATCAT GTTCTTCGGACTGGCCGTGTTGATTTGTCACAGTTTGGAATTGATCCTCAGAAAT ATAATTTCACTGTTGCATCCTTTCTTGAAGCATTAGATGATGCAGTTGCAAAGAATCCAGAAACAAGTAGTACAGTTGATTCATTACCTGTTTCTACTGAGGAAACAAGGCAAGAGGACAATAAAGACATTGATTATAATCACCAGAAACAAAGTAGTAGACGAGATTCC